The following coding sequences lie in one Apium graveolens cultivar Ventura chromosome 3, ASM990537v1, whole genome shotgun sequence genomic window:
- the LOC141712892 gene encoding uncharacterized protein LOC141712892 produces the protein MGCGGSKVDNLPLVIRCRERKELIKAAVDQRYAFSTAHILYFRAMIDFGDALSRFVDEEFVVGDSPLDSPVLTLPSDEGKRGKSRNVGSTSRNDDEGGHLHLSDSDLDFDDGHIHIDDDEDGSGHIHIDDDEDEDGGGHIHIDDEDEDGGGHIHIDDDSPDIRGKKVPPARKRGFQLDGYGVDRYPRREPDSYGVDTYPQWGPNGYEANFNPPVQSDWQSYGYGMNLPYAMNAVTEPYGMNVGDQPYGMNVDQPYGMNIEDQPYGTGWGQYGGSSNSYAYYMKSSGPSAHTVIHGEEPPSYANSYSGNLGGFFGFPTSWPTERPPMNNHTGPRADPPPPPPPPPSGSGWDFFNFFDYGENFNYGSIASSPDSDEVREREGIPDLEEETEAGIIKEVHKQNDVNDNVNRTSKPMPPKNGESSRDVRSHESEDSPRMVSSHSGDASRAIPSYNDRGKKAMPSYNDGGKKAMPPVQSEGTSRAGPSRNNKAKSLSSAKGEEGSPEIVVTMSSENDNVQKSGVSFEAEEMSHHDVESSKTSSLTTLSTHGSRDIQEVVSEIKNEFEIASNHGKEVALMLEVGKLPYLPKATALKVALSRIMYRKAPLSASSVASSRPSARVDSKTIKLARSYYENSGKDTNVEYGNISSILEELYAWEKRLYKEVKVEERIRLNYEKLCKKLKVLDDKGAESSKIDATRASIRSLLTKLKVCMRGIEAISSRIHKLRDEELQPRITKLIHGLTRMWKFMLKCHRKQFQAIMDSKTRTLRSKTGLQKDSRLKATMELEMELRSWCSYFNDWITAQKSYVESLNGWLFQCLDHEPEVTSDGIVPFSPGRIGAPLIFVTCHDWHQAMGVMKEDGVANSMQHFASNLRNLWERQDEEQRHRLKAEYLAKDYDKRIKGLRGEREKPGRNQEAMSGKTVVASDSGISRRDDLKVDLDLMRKRLEEERIRHSDAMKLVRDAASSSLQGGLVPIFKALENFSSLALTAHEQVRLQIFEEGP, from the exons ATGGGCTGTGGGGGGTCTAAAGTTGATAACTTGCCATTAGTGATTAGGTGTAGGGAGAGAAAAGAACTTATTAAAGCTGCAGTTGATCAGAGGTATGCTTTTTCTACTGCTCATATTTTGTATTTTCGTGCTATGATTGATTTTGGTGACGCACTTAGTAGGTTTGTTGATGAGGAATTTGTAGTTGGCGATTCGCCTCTCGATTCGCCTGTGCTTACATTGCCTTCTGATGAGGGGAAAAGGGGCAAAAGTAGGAATGTGGGTAGTACTAGTAGGAATGATGATGAGGGGGGTCATTTGCATTTATCGGATTCTGACTTGGATTTCGATGATGGTCATATTCATAtagatgatgatgaggatggtAGTGGTCATATTCATAtagatgatgatgaggatgaggATGGTGGTGGTCATATTCACATAGATGATGAGGATGAGGATGGTGGTGGTCATATTCATATAGATGATGACAGTCCGGATATTAGAGGTAAAAAGGTTCCCCCAGCTCGGAAAAGAGGTTTTCAGCTGGATGGTTATGGAGTCGATAGATATCCTCGTAGGGAGCCAGATAGTTATGGAGTAGATACATATCCTCAATGGGGGCCTAATGGTTATGAAGCTAATTTTAATCCACCCGTTCAGTCGGATTGGCAGTCATATGGTTATGGAATGAACCTGCCTTATGCTATGAATGCTGTAACTGAGCCTTATGGAATGAATGTAGGAGATCAGCCTTATGGAATGAATGTAGATCAACCTTATGGAATGAACATAGAAGATCAACCCTATGGAACAGGTTGGGGACAGTATGGAGGGAGTTCAAATTCGTATGCATATTATATGAAAAGTTCTGGGCCATCTGCTCATACAGTGATACATGGCGAAGAACCACCTAGTTATGCAAATTCATACTCAGGGAACCTTGGGGGATTCTTTGGGTTTCCAACAAGTTGGCCAACCGAAAGGCCTCCCATGAATAACCATACGGGTCCTCGGGCTGATCCACCTCCACCTCCACCTCCTCCCCCGAGTGGTTCTGGTTGGgatttttttaacttttttgaTTACGGAGAGAATTTTAATTATGGATCTATTGCTAGCAGTCCAGATTCAGACGAAGTAAGGGAAAGGGAGGGAATTCCTGATTTAGAAGAAGAAACAGAGGCAGGGATCATTAAAGAAGTTCACAAGCAAAATGATGTGAATGATAATGTAAATAGAACTTCTAAACCAATGCCACCAAAAAACGGTGAAAGTTCAAGAGATGTTCGATCGCATGAAAGTGAGGATAGTCCCAGGATGGTATCGTCTCATAGTGGTGATGCTTCAAGGGCAATACCATCATACAATGACAGAGGAAAGAAGGCAATGCCATCATACAATGATGGAGGTAAAAAGGCAATGCCACCAGTACAAAGTGAGGGCACTTCTAGAGCAGGACCATCACGGAATAACAAGGCAAAATCGTTAAGTTCTGCAAAAGGCGAAGAAGGCAGTCCCGAAATAGTTGTAACCATGAGCTCGGAGAATGATAATGTGCAGAAAAGTGGGGTCAGTTTTGAGGCAGAAGAAATGTCACATCATGATGTTGAATCATCAAAGACGAGTAGCTTAACCACATTATCTACGCATGGTTCTCGAGATATTCAGGAGGTTgttagtgaaattaagaatgaaTTTGAGATTGCTTCCAATCATGGGAAAGAGGTTGCATTGATGCTTGAGGTTGGGAAGCTACCCTATCTACCAAAGGCAACTGCGCTTAAAG TGGCATTGTCCAGAATTATGTATCGGAAAGCACCTTTGTCGGCATCGTCAGTAGCTAGTTCTAGACCTTCAGCCAGAGTGGATTCAAAGACAATAAAGCTTGCAAGATCCTATTATGAGAATTCTGGAAAGGACACAAATGTTGAGTATGGCAACATCTCATCTATTTTGGAGGAGCTTTATGCATGGGAGAAAAGGCTATATAAGGAAGTTAAG GTCGAAGAAAGGATACGACTTAATTATGAGAAGTTGTGCAAGAAGCTTAAAGTTCTGGATGACAAGGGAGCTGAGTCTAGCAAAATTGATGCAACACGAGCATCTATTAGAAGTTTACTAACAAAGCTTAAAGTTTGCATGAGAGGTATTGAGGCCATCTCAAGCAGGATTCATAAGCTGAGGGATGAGGAATTGCAACCCAGGATCACCAAATTGATTCATGG GCTCACAAGGATGTGGAAGTTCATGCTCAAGTGTCACCGGAAGCAGTTTCAAGCTATCATGGATAGTAAAACACGAACATTGAGATCTAAAACTGGATTGCAGAAAGATTCGAGGTTGAAAGCCACTATGGAACTTGAAATGGAGCTCCGCAGTTGGTGCTCTTACTTCAATGATTGGATTACAGCCCAAAAGTCCTACGTAGAGTCTTTAAATGGATGGCTTTTTCAATGTCTTGATCATGAACCGGAAGTAACATCTGATGGAATTGTACCCTTCTCTCCGGGACGTATTGGAGCTCCTCTGATTTTTGTAACATGCCATGATTGGCACCAAGCAATGGGAGTTATGAAAGAAGACGGGGTTGCTAATTCAATGCAGCATTTTGCTTCGAATTTGCGAAATCTGTGGGAGAGGCAAGACGAAGAGCAACGTCACAGGCTCAAAGCAGAGTACCTTGCAAAAGATTATGACAAGCGGATAAAAGGGCTTCGTGGTGAGAGGGAGAAGCCAGGGCGAAACCAAGAGGCAATGTCAGGAAAAACAGTTGTTGCCTCAGACAGTGGAATTTCACGCCGTGATGATCTTAAAGTAGACTTGGATTTAATGAGAAAGAGATTGGAAGAAGAGAGAATACGACACAGTGATGCTATGAAGTTAGTGCGTGATGCAGCTTCTAGTAGTTTACAAGGAGGTTTGGTTCCAATATTCAAGGCTCTTGAGAACTTCTCATCACTGGCTTTGACAGCTCATGAGCAAGTAAGGCTACAGATTTTCGAAGAGGGCCCATAA